In a genomic window of Aeromonas veronii:
- a CDS encoding peptidoglycan DD-metalloendopeptidase family protein: MRVVCCLLLLLASQSALAEGFISRLLNHPVPGGVAVIPLGASATAPTARYHDKPVLVVREDNQWIAIVGISLKNPLGAQQLTTGDGRTLGFTVTPKHYREQHIKLKNSRQVNPLAEDMTRINRELAEQTRAYQTFSPNQPSNLMFDKPVNGPLSSPFGLRRFFNGEERNPHSGLDFAVGAGTPIKSPAAGKVILIGNYFFNGNTVFVDHGQGLISMFCHMSKIDVKLGQSLPRGGIVGRVGSTGRATGPHMHWNVSLNDNRVDPAIFIGAFKP; the protein is encoded by the coding sequence ATGAGAGTTGTGTGTTGTCTGTTGTTGTTACTGGCCAGCCAGTCGGCCCTGGCCGAGGGTTTTATCAGTCGCCTGCTCAACCATCCGGTGCCGGGTGGCGTTGCGGTGATCCCTCTTGGCGCGTCTGCCACTGCCCCCACGGCCCGCTATCACGACAAACCCGTGCTGGTAGTGCGCGAAGACAACCAGTGGATCGCCATCGTCGGCATCTCTCTCAAAAACCCGCTTGGGGCCCAGCAACTGACCACAGGTGATGGCCGCACTCTCGGCTTCACCGTGACCCCCAAGCACTACCGCGAGCAGCACATCAAGCTCAAGAACAGCCGTCAGGTCAATCCGCTCGCCGAGGATATGACCCGTATCAACCGCGAGCTGGCGGAGCAGACCCGGGCTTACCAGACCTTCAGCCCCAACCAGCCGAGCAACCTGATGTTCGACAAGCCGGTCAACGGCCCCCTCTCCAGCCCGTTTGGCCTGCGTCGCTTCTTCAATGGCGAGGAGCGCAACCCCCACTCCGGCCTCGACTTCGCCGTGGGCGCCGGCACCCCGATCAAGTCCCCCGCCGCTGGCAAGGTGATCCTGATCGGCAACTACTTCTTCAACGGCAACACCGTCTTTGTCGACCACGGTCAGGGGCTCATCAGCATGTTCTGCCACATGTCGAAGATCGATGTGAAGCTCGGCCAGAGTCTGCCGCGGGGTGGCATCGTCGGGCGAGTCGGTTCGACCGGTCGCGCCACTGGCCCCCATATGCACTGGAACGTCAGCCTCAACGACAACCGGGTCGATCCCGCCATCTTTATCGGTGCCTTCAAGCCCTGA
- the rpe gene encoding ribulose-phosphate 3-epimerase — translation MKDFLIAPSILSADFARLGDDVAKVLAAGADVVHFDVMDNHYVPNLTIGPMVCQALRDYGIEAPIDVHLMVKPVDRIIPDFAKAGASLITFHPEASDHVDRSLGLIKEMGCQAGLVLNPATSLSCLEYVMDKLDVILLMSVNPGFGGQSFIPGTLDKLRQVRRLINESGRDIRLEIDGGVKVDNIREIAEAGADMFVAGSAIFSQPDYKAVIDKMRAELAHVTR, via the coding sequence ATGAAAGACTTTCTGATTGCCCCCTCGATCCTCTCTGCCGATTTTGCCCGTCTGGGTGACGATGTCGCCAAGGTGCTTGCTGCCGGTGCCGACGTGGTGCACTTCGACGTGATGGACAACCACTATGTTCCCAACCTGACCATTGGCCCCATGGTCTGTCAGGCGCTGCGTGACTACGGTATCGAGGCCCCCATCGATGTACACCTGATGGTCAAGCCGGTGGATCGCATCATTCCCGATTTTGCCAAGGCCGGTGCGTCCCTCATCACCTTCCATCCGGAAGCGTCCGACCACGTTGACCGCTCTTTGGGCCTGATCAAAGAGATGGGCTGCCAGGCGGGTCTGGTGCTGAATCCTGCTACCTCGCTCTCCTGCCTTGAGTATGTGATGGACAAGCTGGACGTGATCCTGCTGATGTCGGTCAACCCGGGCTTCGGTGGCCAGAGCTTCATCCCCGGCACCCTCGACAAGCTGCGTCAGGTGCGTCGTCTGATCAACGAGAGCGGCCGCGATATCCGCCTCGAGATCGATGGAGGGGTGAAGGTCGACAACATCCGTGAAATCGCCGAAGCGGGCGCCGACATGTTCGTCGCGGGCTCTGCCATTTTCAGCCAGCCTGACTACAAGGCGGTGATCGACAAGATGCGGGCGGAGCTGGCTCATGTCACACGCTGA
- a CDS encoding aminodeoxychorismate synthase component II, translated as MLLLIDNYDSFTWNLVQYFGALGQQVVVKRNDELTLTDIEQLSPRFLVISPGPCTPNEAGLSLDAISHFAGKLPILGVCLGHQSLAQAFGARVVRARQVMHGKTSLIRHRDEGVFKGLNNPLRVTRYHSLVVERDTLPECFDITAWSEHADGAFDEIMGLRHKTLPIEGVQFHPESILSEQGHQLLANFLARS; from the coding sequence ATGTTGCTGTTAATTGATAACTACGACTCCTTTACCTGGAATCTGGTGCAATATTTTGGTGCGCTGGGCCAGCAGGTGGTGGTCAAGCGTAATGACGAATTGACGCTGACCGATATCGAGCAGTTATCCCCCCGTTTTCTGGTGATCTCTCCCGGTCCCTGTACGCCCAATGAGGCGGGGCTCTCTCTCGACGCCATCAGCCATTTCGCTGGCAAGCTGCCCATTCTCGGCGTCTGTCTCGGTCATCAGTCGCTGGCGCAAGCCTTCGGCGCCCGCGTCGTGCGTGCCCGTCAGGTGATGCATGGCAAAACCTCGCTCATCCGCCATCGGGATGAGGGGGTGTTCAAGGGGCTCAACAACCCGCTGCGGGTCACCCGTTACCACTCGCTGGTGGTGGAGCGCGACACGCTGCCAGAATGCTTCGACATCACCGCCTGGAGCGAGCATGCCGATGGTGCGTTCGACGAGATCATGGGGCTGCGCCACAAGACGCTTCCTATCGAGGGGGTTCAGTTCCATCCGGAGAGTATTTTGAGCGAGCAGGGCCATCAGTTGCTGGCCAATTTTCTGGCGCGTTCATAA
- a CDS encoding aspartate aminotransferase family protein, whose product MSELLAVTREVFDEVMVPNYAPAKIIPVRGEGSRVWDQEGREYIDFAGGIAVNGLGHCHPKLVEALKTQGEKLWHLSNVMTNEPALRLAKKLVAATFADKVYFCNSGAEANEAALKLARRYAIEKFGEQKTQIIAFNQGFHGRTFFTVSVGGQAAYSDGFGPKPADITHVAYNDLAALAAVISDNTCAVVMEPLQGEGGIIRPTDEFAKGVRELCDKHNALLVYDEVQSGVGRTGDLFAYMGLGVTPDILTSAKALGGGFPIGAMLTTTDIASHLKVGTHGSTYGGNPLACAVAEAVIDVINTPEVLSGIKQREQLFREGIEAINAKYHCFSEVRGKGLLLGAVLNEDYKGRSRDFLLASIDQGLMALVAGTNVVRFAPSLVIPEADIKEGLARFEKAVAQVVNA is encoded by the coding sequence ATGTCAGAGTTGTTGGCAGTGACACGTGAAGTGTTTGATGAAGTGATGGTTCCCAACTATGCGCCCGCCAAGATCATCCCGGTGCGTGGTGAAGGGTCACGTGTCTGGGATCAGGAAGGGCGCGAGTATATCGACTTTGCCGGTGGCATCGCGGTTAACGGCTTGGGTCACTGTCATCCCAAGCTGGTCGAGGCGCTGAAAACCCAAGGCGAAAAGCTGTGGCACCTCTCCAACGTGATGACCAACGAGCCGGCCCTGCGTCTGGCCAAGAAGCTGGTCGCCGCCACCTTCGCCGACAAGGTCTACTTCTGTAACTCCGGCGCCGAAGCGAACGAAGCGGCCCTCAAACTGGCTCGCCGCTACGCCATCGAGAAGTTTGGCGAGCAGAAGACCCAGATCATCGCCTTCAATCAGGGCTTCCACGGCCGCACCTTCTTTACCGTCAGCGTCGGTGGCCAGGCTGCCTACTCCGATGGCTTCGGTCCCAAGCCGGCGGACATCACCCATGTGGCCTACAACGATCTGGCTGCTCTGGCTGCGGTCATCTCCGACAATACCTGCGCCGTGGTGATGGAGCCGCTGCAGGGCGAGGGCGGTATCATTCGTCCCACCGACGAGTTTGCCAAAGGGGTGCGCGAGCTGTGCGACAAGCACAACGCCCTGCTGGTGTATGACGAAGTGCAATCCGGCGTCGGCCGTACCGGCGATCTGTTTGCCTACATGGGGCTGGGCGTCACACCGGATATCCTCACCAGCGCCAAGGCACTGGGTGGCGGTTTCCCCATCGGCGCCATGCTGACCACCACCGATATCGCTTCCCACCTGAAAGTGGGCACTCACGGCTCTACCTATGGCGGCAACCCGCTGGCCTGCGCGGTGGCCGAGGCGGTGATCGACGTTATCAACACCCCGGAAGTGCTGAGCGGTATCAAGCAGCGCGAACAGCTGTTCCGCGAGGGGATTGAGGCGATCAATGCCAAATACCACTGCTTTAGCGAAGTGCGTGGCAAGGGGCTGCTGCTGGGGGCCGTGCTGAACGAGGACTATAAGGGACGTTCGCGCGACTTCCTGCTGGCCTCTATCGATCAGGGGTTGATGGCCCTGGTCGCCGGCACCAATGTGGTCCGTTTTGCTCCTTCACTGGTGATCCCGGAAGCGGACATCAAGGAAGGGTTGGCCCGCTTTGAGAAGGCGGTTGCCCAAGTGGTTAACGCCTGA
- a CDS encoding glycerophosphodiester phosphodiesterase: MQIIAHRGASGLAPENTLKAIAKALALGAPAIEIDVQEADGELWVFHDRRLERCTNGKGVLTEQSRGYLEQLDAGEGEVIPTLWQVMAIIAGRCELHIELKGAHTADAVATLTRRAEAELGFTAAQWVVSSFHHPELARFAALRPDIRLGALTANRPLNLAQFADKLGAWSLNCDVDFVDHSLVADAHRRGLKVLVYTVDYPEDYEKLASIGVDGIFTNRPDRFLAQ; the protein is encoded by the coding sequence ATGCAGATTATTGCCCACCGTGGCGCCAGCGGTCTGGCACCGGAGAACACCCTCAAGGCGATAGCCAAAGCGCTGGCGTTGGGAGCGCCAGCCATCGAGATCGACGTACAGGAGGCCGATGGCGAGTTGTGGGTCTTCCACGACCGGCGGCTGGAGCGTTGCACCAACGGCAAGGGGGTGCTGACCGAGCAATCGCGCGGCTATCTGGAGCAGCTCGATGCCGGTGAGGGAGAGGTGATCCCGACCCTGTGGCAAGTGATGGCGATCATCGCCGGACGCTGCGAGCTGCATATCGAGCTCAAGGGAGCCCATACCGCCGATGCAGTGGCAACCCTGACCCGACGGGCAGAGGCCGAGCTTGGCTTTACCGCCGCCCAGTGGGTGGTATCCTCCTTCCATCACCCGGAGTTGGCCCGCTTTGCCGCCCTGCGGCCCGACATCAGGCTCGGCGCCCTGACCGCCAATCGGCCGCTCAACCTGGCACAGTTTGCCGACAAGCTGGGGGCCTGGTCACTCAACTGCGACGTGGACTTTGTGGATCACTCGCTTGTTGCAGATGCCCATCGCCGCGGGTTAAAGGTGCTGGTTTATACCGTTGATTATCCTGAGGATTATGAAAAACTTGCCAGTATAGGTGTCGATGGAATCTTCACCAATCGACCGGATCGTTTTCTGGCGCAGTGA
- the trpS gene encoding tryptophan--tRNA ligase, which produces MTKPIVLSGAQPSGQLTIGNYMGALRQWVNMQDEYDCLYCIVDLHAITTRQDPVALRKACLDAAALYLAVGIDPKKSTVFIQSHVPQHAELGWILNCYTQMGELSRMTQFKDKSARFENNVNVGLFGYPVLMAADILLYQANQVPVGNDQKQHLELTRDICTRFNNLYGEVFTLPEPFIPTEGARVMSLQDPTKKMSKSDDNEANFIGLLEDPKQIVKKIKRAVTDSDEPAVVRFDPENKPGVSNLLTLMSGVTGRSIPELEQHFEGKMYGHLKTETAEAVVALLEPIQARFHALRKDEAHLIAILAEGAQKARERAEKTLTSVYDVVGFVPRA; this is translated from the coding sequence ATGACTAAACCAATCGTATTGAGCGGGGCGCAACCCTCCGGTCAGCTGACCATCGGCAACTACATGGGGGCCCTGCGTCAGTGGGTCAACATGCAGGATGAGTACGACTGCCTCTACTGCATCGTCGACCTGCACGCCATCACCACCCGCCAGGACCCGGTTGCCCTGCGCAAGGCTTGTCTGGATGCCGCCGCCCTCTATCTGGCGGTCGGTATCGATCCCAAGAAGAGCACCGTTTTCATCCAGTCTCACGTGCCGCAGCACGCCGAGCTGGGCTGGATCCTCAACTGCTACACCCAGATGGGTGAGCTGTCGCGCATGACCCAGTTCAAGGACAAGTCCGCCCGTTTCGAGAACAACGTCAACGTCGGCCTGTTCGGTTATCCGGTGCTGATGGCCGCTGACATCCTGCTCTATCAGGCCAATCAGGTGCCGGTCGGCAACGACCAGAAGCAGCATCTGGAGCTGACCCGCGACATCTGCACCCGTTTCAACAACCTCTATGGTGAGGTGTTCACCCTGCCGGAACCCTTCATTCCGACCGAAGGGGCACGGGTGATGAGCCTGCAGGATCCGACCAAGAAGATGTCCAAGTCCGATGACAACGAGGCCAACTTCATCGGCTTGCTGGAAGATCCCAAGCAGATCGTCAAGAAGATCAAGCGTGCGGTGACCGACTCCGACGAGCCGGCTGTGGTGCGTTTCGATCCGGAAAACAAACCGGGGGTCTCCAACCTGCTGACCCTGATGTCCGGTGTGACCGGTCGCTCCATCCCCGAGCTGGAACAGCACTTCGAAGGCAAGATGTACGGCCACCTCAAGACCGAGACCGCCGAGGCCGTGGTCGCGCTGCTGGAACCGATCCAGGCGCGTTTCCACGCGTTGCGTAAGGATGAGGCCCATCTGATCGCGATTCTGGCCGAAGGGGCACAAAAGGCACGCGAAAGAGCTGAAAAAACCCTGACCAGCGTATATGATGTAGTCGGCTTCGTTCCTCGAGCCTGA
- the astD gene encoding succinylglutamate-semialdehyde dehydrogenase, producing the protein MSQFVQLIDGQWLAGEGKSFESTDPAKNEVIWQGAAASAAQVDAAVKAARAAFYHWADMSLEDRLAIVRRYADLLGEQKEALALTIARETGKPLWETRTEVAAMQGKIAISIRAHDERTGTVENAMPGAKAFVRHKPHGVVAVFGPYNFPGHLPNGHIVPALIAGNTVVFKPSELTPMVAEAMVKVWQEAGLPKGVLNLVQGEVETGKALAGNPDIDGLFFTGSSRTGHFLHQQFAGQPGKILALEMGGNNPLIVKDVSDIDGAVHAIVQSAFITSGQRCTCSRRLFVERGERGDALVKRLVEVVSQIKVGLYDAAEQPFMGSMISERAALGMVEAQANLQQLGGESLLTLKHLEAGTGFVSPGIIDVTSVSELPDEEYFGPLLQLIRYDDFDAAIDQGNATRYGLSAGLLGDKEADWHHFFKRIRAGIVNWNKPITGASSAAPFGGVGASGNHRASAYYAADYCAYPVASVEDSKAAMPDQLSPGLRF; encoded by the coding sequence ATGAGCCAGTTTGTACAACTGATCGACGGTCAATGGCTTGCTGGTGAAGGCAAGTCGTTCGAGTCAACCGATCCGGCCAAAAACGAGGTGATCTGGCAGGGGGCTGCCGCCAGCGCGGCGCAGGTGGATGCCGCCGTCAAGGCCGCCCGTGCCGCCTTCTACCACTGGGCGGATATGAGCCTTGAGGATCGTCTGGCCATAGTGCGTCGTTATGCCGACCTGCTCGGCGAGCAGAAAGAGGCGCTGGCCCTGACTATCGCCCGCGAAACCGGCAAACCGTTGTGGGAGACCCGCACCGAAGTGGCCGCCATGCAGGGCAAGATTGCCATCTCCATCCGTGCCCACGACGAGCGTACCGGCACCGTTGAAAATGCCATGCCGGGCGCCAAGGCGTTTGTCCGTCACAAGCCCCACGGTGTGGTGGCGGTGTTCGGCCCCTACAACTTCCCGGGTCATCTGCCCAACGGCCATATTGTCCCGGCGCTGATTGCGGGTAACACCGTGGTGTTCAAACCCTCCGAGCTGACCCCCATGGTGGCCGAGGCCATGGTCAAGGTGTGGCAGGAGGCCGGATTGCCCAAGGGCGTGCTCAATCTGGTGCAAGGGGAGGTCGAGACCGGCAAGGCGCTGGCTGGCAACCCCGATATCGACGGCCTCTTCTTCACCGGCTCCTCCCGCACCGGCCATTTCCTTCATCAGCAGTTTGCCGGTCAGCCGGGCAAAATTCTGGCCCTCGAGATGGGCGGCAACAACCCGCTGATCGTGAAAGACGTGAGCGACATCGACGGCGCTGTGCATGCCATCGTCCAGTCGGCGTTCATCACTTCCGGTCAGCGCTGCACCTGCTCCCGCCGCCTGTTTGTCGAGCGGGGCGAGCGGGGCGATGCGCTGGTCAAGCGACTGGTCGAGGTGGTTAGCCAGATCAAGGTCGGCCTCTATGACGCAGCCGAGCAGCCGTTCATGGGCTCGATGATAAGCGAACGTGCTGCACTGGGCATGGTCGAGGCGCAAGCCAACCTGCAACAGCTGGGTGGCGAAAGCCTGCTTACCCTCAAGCATCTGGAAGCGGGTACCGGCTTTGTCTCCCCGGGCATTATCGACGTGACCTCAGTCAGCGAGCTGCCGGACGAAGAGTACTTTGGCCCGCTGTTGCAACTCATTCGCTATGACGATTTCGATGCCGCCATCGATCAAGGCAATGCTACCCGTTATGGTCTCTCGGCCGGTCTGCTGGGTGACAAGGAGGCGGACTGGCACCACTTCTTCAAGCGGATCCGCGCCGGCATCGTCAACTGGAACAAGCCCATTACCGGTGCATCCAGTGCCGCGCCGTTTGGTGGCGTGGGTGCCTCCGGCAACCACAGGGCGAGCGCCTACTATGCCGCTGATTACTGTGCGTATCCGGTTGCCTCCGTCGAAGACAGCAAAGCCGCCATGCCGGATCAACTGTCGCCCGGCCTGCGCTTCTAA
- the astA gene encoding arginine N-succinyltransferase: protein MLVIRPIEQKDFAGLKTCAIESGTGMTSLPVNDELLQRKIDASTQTFSDKPAGKGDCLYFFVAEDLETGEMVGTCAIDAAVGLSQPFYNYHIGKVVHSSPKLGIYNVVETLTLSNDYTGNSELCTLFLRECAREGLNGRLLSKHRFLFMAEHPELFDETVFAEMRGVSDADGHSPFYEWLQTHFFSMDFPTVDYLTGIGKKRFIAELMPKYPIYVNLLSKEARAVIGQTHEKTRPAIKMLQDEGFVNRGYVDIFDAGPAVECELKNIRSVRRSQKLRVLVGEPIGGRTHLLCNSRFEQYRACYGNIRVDLDKHEAIIPPKMAAALKVQDGDMVRVVDLD from the coding sequence ATGTTGGTTATCCGTCCCATCGAGCAAAAAGATTTTGCCGGGCTCAAGACCTGCGCCATCGAGTCCGGCACTGGCATGACCTCGCTGCCTGTCAACGATGAGCTGCTGCAGCGCAAGATTGACGCCTCTACCCAGACTTTTTCCGACAAGCCCGCAGGCAAAGGGGACTGCCTCTACTTCTTCGTGGCCGAGGATCTGGAGACCGGCGAGATGGTGGGCACCTGCGCCATCGATGCCGCAGTGGGTCTATCTCAGCCGTTTTACAACTACCACATCGGCAAGGTGGTGCACTCCTCACCCAAGCTCGGCATCTACAACGTCGTGGAAACCCTGACCCTCTCCAACGACTACACCGGCAACTCCGAGCTCTGCACCCTGTTCCTGCGCGAATGTGCCCGTGAGGGGCTCAACGGCCGCCTGCTTTCCAAGCACCGCTTTCTGTTTATGGCCGAGCACCCTGAGCTGTTTGACGAGACCGTCTTCGCCGAGATGCGCGGCGTCTCCGATGCGGATGGCCACAGCCCCTTCTACGAGTGGCTGCAGACTCACTTCTTTTCGATGGATTTTCCCACCGTCGACTATCTGACCGGCATCGGTAAGAAGCGCTTTATCGCCGAGCTGATGCCCAAGTACCCCATCTACGTCAATTTGCTGAGCAAAGAGGCGCGGGCCGTCATCGGCCAGACCCACGAAAAGACCCGCCCGGCCATCAAGATGCTGCAGGACGAGGGATTCGTTAATCGCGGCTATGTCGATATCTTCGATGCGGGGCCGGCGGTCGAGTGCGAACTGAAGAATATCCGCAGCGTGCGTCGCAGCCAGAAACTGCGGGTGCTGGTGGGCGAGCCCATCGGCGGTCGCACCCACCTGCTCTGCAACAGCCGTTTCGAACAGTACCGCGCCTGTTACGGCAATATCCGGGTCGATCTCGACAAGCACGAAGCCATCATCCCGCCCAAGATGGCGGCGGCACTCAAGGTGCAGGATGGCGACATGGTTCGGGTGGTTGACCTCGACTGA
- a CDS encoding phosphoglycolate phosphatase, which translates to MSHADRAFDLVLFDLDGTLIDSAAQLALAVNLMLTDLGLAQADEAVIRTWVGNGADKLIQRALAYHEADPELFAKARPIFFQHYNACLLQGLAMYDGVVQSLRRLQTLGYQQAIVTNKPSDFVAPILDALGISDCFALWLGGNCVPVKKPSPEPLLHACQELGVSPARTLMVGDSENDVLAAKAAGMKVVGLTYGYNYGRPIADSRPDWVFEHFSQLDALLS; encoded by the coding sequence ATGTCACACGCTGATCGCGCATTTGATTTGGTGCTGTTCGATCTGGACGGCACCCTGATTGACAGCGCCGCCCAACTGGCGCTGGCAGTCAATCTGATGCTGACCGATCTGGGTCTGGCACAGGCCGATGAAGCTGTGATCCGAACCTGGGTCGGCAACGGGGCCGACAAGCTGATCCAGCGGGCCCTTGCCTATCACGAGGCAGACCCCGAGCTGTTTGCCAAAGCCCGCCCGATCTTTTTCCAGCACTACAACGCCTGCCTGCTGCAAGGGCTGGCGATGTATGACGGGGTGGTGCAGAGTCTGCGTCGCCTGCAAACCCTGGGCTACCAGCAGGCGATCGTCACCAACAAGCCTAGTGACTTCGTGGCTCCGATCCTCGATGCGCTTGGCATCAGCGATTGTTTCGCACTCTGGCTTGGTGGCAACTGCGTGCCGGTCAAAAAGCCGAGCCCGGAGCCCTTGCTGCACGCCTGTCAGGAGTTGGGGGTGAGCCCGGCTCGCACCCTGATGGTGGGCGATTCCGAAAACGACGTGCTGGCGGCCAAGGCGGCTGGCATGAAGGTGGTGGGCCTGACTTACGGCTACAACTATGGCCGGCCTATCGCCGACTCCCGGCCTGACTGGGTATTCGAACATTTTTCCCAGCTCGATGCGCTGCTGAGCTAA
- a CDS encoding methyl-accepting chemotaxis protein encodes MNLSIKNKLVLAIGIIILVITGLQVWYNTSQLRSETQRLVWNIIDESSMANVKGISRWVDSRISMVSTTKEAFSKEDEPISHLAQSMNAGNFDLVYAGTADGKMIPSKPTELPAGYDPRQRPWYKDAMAAGKLVITAPYADIATGQLIVTIAEPFQRGNTRGVIAGDVSISSLISDILAVTTEGTYAILVDSNGTIIAHPDASLSLKPATSLAPELTASYINQIAHDGMINELVINGKKEVFDFNAIPNTNWYYGMMVDERTAYQSVRSMVTSSLIQGLITILIVAGFSYIAINGSLAPLKTLGEAIADLSRGNGDLTRRIKIEREDEVGAVAKHVNTFIERIHVMVQDISNSSGQLNQQAKSSHSMAEKSSQGLARQQNEISQIATAVHEMSATAVEVASNAEQTADAARSSSSSCEHGKQVIARNQRSITDLATQVKQASGIIQELEKNAQEINTILSTIQGIAEQTNLLALNAAIEAARAGEQGRGFAVVADEVRVLSQRTHSSTVEIRSMIETLQRNTQGAVSTMHEGQLLAQNSVEDANDATQALEQITASINQISDMATQISSAAEEQRAVTDEVSRNIQAVKDVSDELAVDADSSRHLSEQLKNISGELSNQVGMFRI; translated from the coding sequence ATGAACTTATCCATTAAAAACAAGCTGGTCCTGGCTATAGGTATCATCATTTTGGTGATCACCGGCCTGCAGGTCTGGTACAACACCTCGCAACTGCGCAGTGAAACCCAGCGACTGGTCTGGAACATCATCGACGAAAGCTCCATGGCCAACGTCAAGGGGATCTCCCGCTGGGTCGACTCCCGCATCAGCATGGTCAGCACCACCAAAGAAGCATTCAGCAAAGAAGATGAGCCTATCAGCCATCTGGCACAGTCGATGAATGCAGGCAACTTCGATCTGGTCTATGCCGGCACCGCAGACGGCAAGATGATCCCGAGTAAACCGACCGAGCTGCCCGCCGGCTATGACCCCCGTCAGCGTCCCTGGTACAAGGATGCGATGGCAGCAGGCAAGCTGGTTATCACAGCCCCCTATGCCGACATCGCTACCGGGCAGCTGATTGTCACCATTGCCGAGCCGTTCCAGCGTGGCAACACCCGGGGGGTCATCGCCGGGGACGTCTCCATCAGCTCACTGATCTCGGACATTCTGGCGGTCACCACCGAGGGTACCTACGCCATACTGGTGGACAGCAATGGCACCATCATCGCCCACCCGGATGCGTCGTTGAGCCTCAAGCCTGCTACCTCACTGGCCCCTGAGCTAACCGCATCTTATATCAACCAGATCGCCCATGACGGCATGATCAACGAGTTGGTGATCAACGGCAAAAAAGAGGTCTTTGACTTTAACGCCATCCCCAATACCAACTGGTATTACGGCATGATGGTGGATGAGCGTACAGCCTACCAGTCGGTACGCAGCATGGTCACCTCCTCCCTCATTCAGGGGCTCATCACCATACTGATCGTGGCGGGCTTCTCCTATATCGCCATCAACGGCTCACTGGCGCCCCTTAAAACACTGGGCGAGGCGATTGCCGATCTCTCTCGTGGCAACGGCGATTTGACCCGCCGCATCAAGATCGAACGTGAAGATGAGGTGGGCGCGGTCGCCAAACACGTCAACACCTTCATCGAGCGGATCCATGTGATGGTGCAGGATATCTCCAACTCTTCCGGCCAACTCAACCAGCAGGCCAAGTCCTCCCACAGCATGGCGGAAAAATCGAGCCAGGGTCTGGCTCGCCAGCAAAACGAGATCTCCCAGATTGCCACCGCGGTACACGAGATGTCCGCCACCGCAGTGGAAGTAGCCAGCAACGCGGAACAGACCGCCGATGCAGCGCGCAGCTCCTCCAGCAGTTGCGAGCATGGCAAGCAGGTGATCGCCCGCAACCAGCGCTCCATCACCGATCTGGCCACTCAGGTCAAACAGGCATCCGGCATCATTCAAGAACTGGAGAAGAACGCCCAGGAGATCAACACCATCCTCTCCACCATTCAGGGCATCGCCGAGCAGACCAACTTGCTGGCGCTCAATGCCGCCATCGAAGCGGCCCGGGCGGGTGAACAGGGTCGCGGCTTTGCGGTGGTGGCCGACGAGGTGCGGGTCCTGTCCCAGCGTACCCACAGCTCCACCGTCGAGATCCGCAGCATGATCGAAACCCTGCAACGCAATACCCAGGGCGCCGTCAGCACCATGCACGAGGGTCAGTTGCTGGCCCAGAACAGCGTGGAAGATGCGAATGATGCCACCCAGGCACTGGAGCAGATCACCGCCTCGATCAACCAGATCTCCGACATGGCCACCCAGATCTCCAGCGCCGCCGAGGAGCAGCGGGCGGTGACCGACGAGGTCAGCCGCAACATCCAGGCGGTCAAGGATGTCTCGGACGAGCTGGCGGTCGATGCCGACAGCTCACGCCATCTCTCTGAACAACTTAAAAATATTTCGGGTGAACTGAGCAATCAGGTCGGCATGTTCCGCATTTGA